From the Lampris incognitus isolate fLamInc1 chromosome 10, fLamInc1.hap2, whole genome shotgun sequence genome, one window contains:
- the LOC130119180 gene encoding G-protein coupled receptor family C group 5 member D, with amino-acid sequence MWITKLRMAFSSHCHTSPSLLLFLFCYPLPHLCQTTQTKNSSIAGPTANNGATTASPTTASLTTSSVQLGNSSNSTSQSAVPGCEAGFLPIYTYLCDRQSAWGIVSESLTSLGFLVSIGLLVGLLCWTLWVCVFAQRQRGGIGGTVASLSLFLIGTAGVFAITFAFIIHLTPKTCPTRLFLFGVLFSLAFSCLLARCLALLGFAVARGWGEPATALGLFVVQVVIATEWLIIVLVRDGRPCEYSTGEFVMLLIYVLCLLAIGLLLSLRCLCRSCFTYSYSYAGATRKRGQVQATLLCLTLLLSACIWVVWIALLIRGNREMGRQPQWDDPVLSVALVANGWVLLLGHGMAQVAFLCMGEAKSKDGPLSFAGWTSPSGAIPGLGSQKEGRENGSFENDGEDKRGRRVERDLRSPYESGFSMTEIDPDKDYTIPRPQTTNISEPYDEYYRQPL; translated from the exons ATGTGGATTACTAAATTGAGGATGGCCTTTTCATCCCATTGCCACACatccccttccctcctcctcttcctcttctgttACCCGCTCCCACATCTATGCCAGACGACGCAGACTAAAAACAGCAGCATTGCCGGTCCTACAGCCAACAACGGAGCCACTACAGCTTCACCAACCACCGCCAGTTTGACAACATCATCCGTCCAGCTCGGCAACTCCTCAAACTCCACCTCCCAGAGTGCCGTGCCAGGCTGTGAGGCGGGGTTCCTTCCCATCTACACTTACCTGTGTGACAGGCAGTCAGCATGGGGCATCGTGTCGGAGAGCCTGACCTCTCTCGGCTTCCTGGTCAGCATCGGGCTCCTAGTGGGCCTCCTGTGCTGGACTTTGTGGGTCTGCGTCTTTGCGCAGCGCCAGCGGGGCGGCATTGGAGGCACGGTGGCCTCCTTGTCCTTGTTCCTGATTGGCACAGCGGGGGTCTTTGCCATCACCTTCGCCTTCATCATCCACCTCACGCCTAAGACGTGCCCCACGCGGCTCTTCCTCTTCGGGGTCTTGTTCTCTCTGGCCTTCTCCTGCCTGTTGGCACGCTGCCTCGCTCTGCTGGGCTTCGCCGTGGCCCGAGGCTGGGGCGAGCCTGCCACGGCCCTCGGGCTCTTCGTCGTGCAGGTTGTCATCGCTACCGAGTGGTTGATCATTGTATTAGTGCGAGACGGTAGGCCCTGCGAGTACAGCACCGGCGAGTTCGTCATGCTCCTGATCTACGTGCTGTGCCTGCTGGCCATCGGGTTGCTTCTCTCCCTGCGCTGCCTGTGCCGCTCCTGCTTCACCTACAGCTACAGCTACGCGGGGGCCACACGCAAGCGAGGCCAGGTGCAGGCTACGTTGctctgcctcacactgctgctaTCCGCCTGCATCTGGGTTGTCTGGATCGCTCTGCTCATCAGGGGAAACCGGGAGATGGGACGCCAGCCGCAATGGGATGACCCGGTGCTTAGTGTAGCTTTGGTGGCCAACGGCTGGGTGCTCCTGCTAGGACATGGCATGGCCCAGGTGGCCTTCCTCTGCATGGGGGAGGCAAAATCCAAGGATGGCCCGCTGAGCTTCGCCGGTTGGACAAGCCCAAGCGGGGCGATTCCAGGACTGGGCAGccagaaggaagggagggagaacgGGAGCTTTGAGAACGACGGCGAGGACAAGAGAG GCAGGAGAGTCGAACGGGACTTGAGATCACCATACGAGTCTGGATTCTCCATGACA GAAATAGACCCTGACAAAGATTACACCATTCCTCGCCCCCAGACCACCAACATCAGTGAACCTTATGATGAATACTACAGGCAGCCTCTCTGA